The following proteins are encoded in a genomic region of Pseudoxanthomonas suwonensis 11-1:
- a CDS encoding mechanosensitive ion channel family protein, with amino-acid sequence MPDPHFLIAGVPVPDWRLAVAYAIPIGAALLLGLLVHYVLRRFARRVALKDSSRARVAHAVILPLAFALPLVFLGQALRAVPMPEEHLANWLHLLRLAVFGCVTWLLVRIVGAVEASILRHNPMEVADNLHARRIQTQTRVLSRVVQGGIILLGAALALMTFPAVRQVGATLLASAGIAGLVAGIAARPVFGNLIAGLQIALAQPIRLDDVVIVEGEWGRIEEITSTYVVVRIWDERRMVVPLSWFIENPFQNWTRRTAQMLGTAFLWLDYRTPMDEVRAELERICKDDPRWDGRVCIAQVTETAEHVMQVRLLVSSPDSGQAFDLRCAVRERMIDFLASKHPYALPRMRAQIDVAGEEPMRRRHDAGVEVPDSPRAEDGEMPIAPPPPPAG; translated from the coding sequence ATGCCCGATCCCCATTTCCTCATCGCCGGCGTGCCGGTGCCCGACTGGCGCCTTGCGGTCGCCTATGCCATCCCGATCGGCGCGGCCCTGCTGCTGGGCCTGCTGGTGCACTACGTGCTGCGCCGGTTCGCGCGCCGCGTCGCGCTGAAGGACTCCAGCCGCGCCCGCGTGGCCCACGCGGTGATCCTGCCGCTGGCCTTCGCCCTGCCGCTGGTCTTCCTCGGCCAGGCCCTGCGCGCGGTGCCGATGCCGGAGGAGCACCTGGCCAACTGGCTGCACCTGCTGCGCCTGGCGGTGTTCGGCTGCGTCACCTGGCTGCTGGTGCGGATCGTCGGCGCGGTCGAGGCCTCGATCCTGCGCCACAACCCGATGGAGGTGGCCGACAACCTGCACGCGCGCCGGATCCAGACCCAGACCCGGGTGCTGAGCCGGGTGGTGCAGGGCGGGATCATCCTGCTCGGTGCCGCGTTGGCGCTGATGACCTTCCCGGCGGTGCGCCAGGTGGGTGCGACCCTGCTGGCTTCGGCGGGTATCGCCGGCCTGGTCGCCGGTATCGCCGCGCGCCCGGTGTTCGGCAACCTGATCGCCGGCCTGCAGATCGCCCTGGCCCAGCCGATCCGGCTGGACGACGTGGTGATCGTGGAAGGCGAGTGGGGCCGGATCGAGGAGATCACCAGCACCTACGTGGTGGTGCGGATCTGGGACGAGCGGCGCATGGTGGTGCCGCTGTCCTGGTTCATCGAGAACCCGTTCCAGAACTGGACCCGGCGCACCGCGCAGATGCTGGGCACCGCCTTCCTGTGGCTGGACTACCGCACGCCGATGGACGAGGTGCGCGCGGAGCTGGAACGCATCTGCAAGGACGATCCTCGCTGGGATGGGCGGGTGTGCATCGCCCAGGTCACCGAGACCGCCGAGCACGTGATGCAGGTGCGCCTGCTGGTGAGCTCGCCCGATTCCGGACAGGCCTTCGACCTGCGCTGCGCGGTGCGCGAGCGGATGATCGACTTCCTCGCCAGCAAGCATCCCTATGCGCTGCCGCGGATGCGCGCGCAGATCGACGTGGCCGGCGAGGAGCCGATGCGGCGCCGCCACGATGCCGGTGTCGAGGTGCCCGACTCGCCGCGCGCCGAGGATGGCGAGATGCCGATCGCCCCACCTCCGCCGCCGGCAGGCTGA
- a CDS encoding class II 3-deoxy-7-phosphoheptulonate synthase has protein sequence MSTSERSLQPVNLPADWAPGSWRSRPALQMPTYPDQAALEATLAELRNLPPLVTSWEIFALKRQLAEAQEGRRFLLQGGDCAENFSDCESGTISNRLKVLLQMSLVLVHGLRLPVVRVGRFAGQYAKPRSADMETRGEVSLPSYRGDVVNGPAFTAAARVPDPQRMITAHARSAMTMNFVRALIDGGFADLHHPEYWNLSWVGCSPLAEDYQKMVNSIGDAVRFMETLAGAEVHNLNRIDFYTSHEALLLPYEEALTRQVPRQWGWFNLSTHYPWIGMRTAALDGAHVEYFRGIRNPIAIKVGPSVQPDQLLRLIDVLNPDDEPGRLTFIHRMGAAQIAEKLPPLLDALKRDGRRVLWVCDAMHGNTESTSNGYKTRRFANILGEVEQSFDLHAAAGTRLGGVHLELTGEDVTECTGGARELKDVDLERAYRSTVDPRLNYEQSLEIAMAIVRKQAQAQRPVEAHG, from the coding sequence ATGAGCACCTCCGAACGCAGCCTGCAACCCGTCAACCTGCCCGCCGACTGGGCCCCAGGCAGCTGGCGCTCGCGCCCGGCGCTGCAGATGCCGACCTATCCGGACCAGGCCGCGCTGGAAGCCACGCTGGCCGAGCTGCGCAACCTGCCGCCGCTGGTGACCTCGTGGGAGATCTTCGCGCTCAAGCGCCAGCTGGCTGAGGCCCAGGAGGGCAGGCGCTTCCTGCTGCAGGGCGGCGACTGCGCCGAGAACTTCTCCGACTGCGAGTCCGGCACCATCTCCAACCGGCTCAAGGTGCTGCTGCAGATGAGCCTGGTGCTGGTGCACGGCCTGCGCCTGCCGGTGGTGCGCGTGGGCCGCTTCGCCGGCCAGTACGCCAAGCCGCGCTCGGCCGACATGGAGACCCGCGGCGAGGTGAGCCTGCCCAGCTACCGCGGCGACGTGGTCAACGGTCCGGCCTTCACCGCCGCGGCGCGCGTGCCGGATCCGCAGCGCATGATCACCGCGCATGCGCGCTCGGCCATGACCATGAACTTCGTGCGGGCGCTGATCGACGGCGGTTTCGCCGACCTGCACCACCCCGAGTACTGGAACCTCAGCTGGGTCGGCTGCTCGCCGCTGGCCGAGGACTACCAGAAGATGGTCAACTCCATCGGCGACGCCGTGCGCTTCATGGAGACCCTGGCCGGCGCCGAGGTGCACAACCTCAACCGCATCGATTTCTACACCTCGCACGAAGCACTGCTGCTGCCGTACGAGGAGGCGCTGACCCGGCAGGTGCCGCGGCAGTGGGGCTGGTTTAACCTGTCCACCCACTACCCGTGGATCGGCATGCGCACCGCCGCGCTGGATGGCGCCCACGTCGAGTACTTCCGCGGCATCCGCAACCCCATCGCGATCAAGGTCGGCCCGTCGGTGCAGCCGGACCAGCTGCTGCGCCTGATCGACGTGCTCAACCCGGACGACGAGCCGGGCCGCCTGACCTTCATCCACCGCATGGGCGCGGCCCAGATCGCCGAGAAACTGCCGCCGCTGCTGGATGCGCTCAAGCGTGACGGCCGCCGCGTGCTATGGGTGTGCGACGCCATGCACGGCAACACCGAGAGCACCAGCAACGGCTACAAGACCCGCCGCTTCGCCAACATCCTCGGCGAGGTCGAGCAGAGCTTCGACCTGCATGCCGCGGCCGGCACCCGCCTGGGCGGCGTGCATCTGGAGCTGACCGGCGAGGACGTGACCGAATGCACCGGCGGCGCGCGCGAGCTCAAGGACGTGGACCTGGAACGCGCCTACCGCTCCACCGTCGATCCGCGCCTGAACTACGAGCAGTCGCTGGAGATCGCGATGGCCATCGTGCGCAAGCAGGCGCAGGCGCAGCGCCCGGTCGAAGCGCACGGCTGA
- a CDS encoding disulfide bond formation protein B: MNPFWSFRARFLAGFLGCVALLAYAIYTQLYQGLEPCPLCIFQRIAFAALALVFLVGGLHAPKGTGARQVYGALVALAGLAGIGIAGRHVWLQSLPPDAAPSCGPPLSFLQETMGPLELVRKVLTGTGNCGDVDWTFLGLGMPAWSLVCFVLLTAWGLVAALRRPKGRTRY, encoded by the coding sequence ATGAATCCGTTCTGGAGTTTCCGCGCACGTTTCCTCGCAGGTTTCCTGGGCTGCGTGGCCCTGCTGGCCTACGCCATCTACACCCAGCTCTACCAGGGGCTGGAGCCGTGCCCACTGTGCATCTTCCAGCGCATCGCCTTCGCCGCGCTGGCGCTGGTGTTCCTGGTCGGTGGCCTGCACGCGCCCAAGGGCACTGGCGCGCGCCAGGTCTACGGCGCGCTGGTCGCGCTGGCGGGCCTGGCCGGCATCGGCATCGCCGGCCGCCACGTGTGGCTGCAGAGCCTGCCGCCGGACGCGGCGCCGTCGTGTGGTCCGCCGCTGTCCTTCCTGCAGGAAACCATGGGACCCCTCGAGCTGGTGCGGAAGGTACTGACCGGCACCGGCAACTGCGGCGACGTGGACTGGACCTTCCTGGGCCTGGGCATGCCGGCCTGGAGCCTGGTCTGCTTCGTCCTGCTGACCGCCTGGGGCCTGGTGGCGGCATTGCGCCGGCCCAAGGGCCGCACCCGTTACTGA
- the rplQ gene encoding 50S ribosomal protein L17 produces the protein MRHQKAGRKFNRTSAHREAMFKNMAASLFKHELIKTTLPKAKELRRIAEPLITLAKVDSVANRRLAFARLRDKEAVGNLFTKFGPRYQDRPGGYLRILKCGFRAGDNAPMAYVELVDRPEAAAE, from the coding sequence ATGCGCCACCAGAAAGCCGGCCGCAAGTTCAACCGCACCAGCGCCCACCGCGAAGCCATGTTCAAGAACATGGCCGCCTCGCTGTTCAAGCACGAGCTGATCAAGACCACCCTGCCGAAGGCCAAGGAACTGCGCCGCATCGCCGAGCCGCTGATCACCCTGGCCAAGGTCGACTCCGTCGCCAACCGCCGCCTGGCCTTCGCCCGCCTGCGCGACAAGGAAGCCGTGGGCAACCTGTTCACCAAGTTCGGTCCGCGTTACCAGGATCGTCCGGGTGGCTACCTGCGCATCCTGAAGTGCGGCTTCCGCGCCGGCGACAACGCCCCGATGGCGTACGTCGAGCTGGTCGACCGCCCCGAAGCTGCCGCCGAGTAA
- a CDS encoding DNA-directed RNA polymerase subunit alpha, which translates to MTVTANQVLRPRGPQIERLNGNRAKIVIEPLERGYGHTLGNALRRVLLSSIPGFAITEVEIDGVLHEYTTVEGLQEDVLEVLLNLKDVAIRMHTGESATLSLAKQGPGVVTAGDIKTDHSVEILNPEHVICHLTKDTALNMRLKIERGFGYQPATSRRRPDEETRAIGRLMLDASFSPVRRVAYSVEAARVEQRTDLDKLVIDIETNGTIDAEEAVRTAADILSDQLSVFGDFTHRDRGAAKPAQAGVDPVLLRPIDDLELTVRSANCLKAESIYYIGDLIQKTEVELLKTPNLGKKSLTEIKEVLAQRGLSLGMKLENWPPAGVAAHGMLG; encoded by the coding sequence ATGACGGTTACCGCCAACCAGGTCCTGCGTCCCCGCGGACCGCAGATCGAACGCCTCAATGGCAATCGCGCCAAGATCGTGATCGAGCCGCTCGAGCGCGGCTACGGGCACACGCTGGGCAACGCCCTGCGTCGCGTCCTGCTGTCCTCGATCCCGGGCTTCGCGATCACCGAGGTCGAGATCGACGGCGTGCTGCACGAGTACACCACGGTCGAGGGCCTGCAGGAAGACGTGCTGGAAGTCCTGCTGAACCTGAAGGACGTCGCCATCCGCATGCACACCGGCGAGAGCGCGACCCTGAGCCTGGCCAAGCAGGGCCCGGGCGTCGTCACCGCCGGCGACATCAAGACCGACCACAGCGTCGAGATCCTGAATCCCGAGCACGTGATCTGCCACCTGACCAAGGACACGGCGCTGAACATGCGCCTGAAGATCGAGCGCGGCTTCGGCTACCAGCCGGCCACCTCGCGTCGCCGTCCTGACGAAGAGACCCGCGCCATCGGCCGCCTGATGCTGGACGCCTCGTTCTCGCCGGTGCGCCGCGTCGCCTACTCGGTCGAAGCCGCGCGCGTCGAGCAGCGCACCGACCTGGACAAGCTGGTCATCGACATCGAGACCAACGGCACCATCGACGCCGAGGAAGCCGTGCGCACCGCCGCCGACATCCTGAGCGACCAGCTGTCGGTGTTCGGCGACTTCACCCACCGCGACCGCGGTGCGGCCAAGCCGGCGCAGGCCGGCGTCGACCCGGTGCTGCTGCGCCCGATCGACGACCTGGAGCTGACCGTGCGTTCGGCCAACTGCCTGAAGGCCGAGAGCATCTACTACATCGGCGACCTGATCCAGAAGACCGAGGTCGAGCTGCTCAAGACCCCGAACCTGGGCAAGAAGTCGCTGACCGAGATCAAGGAAGTGCTTGCCCAGCGCGGCCTCTCCCTCGGCATGAAGCTCGAGAACTGGCCGCCGGCCGGTGTTGCCGCCCACGGCATGCTTGGCTGA
- the rpsD gene encoding 30S ribosomal protein S4 translates to MARYIGPTCKLARREGADLSLKSPARALDSKCKLEQKPGQHGAARKGKLSDYATQLREKQKVKRIYGLLERQFRNYYKKASTKKGNTGENLLQLLETRLDNVVYRMGFAVTRPSARQLVSHRGVLVNGKPVNLPSYQVKAGDSIALSEKAQKQLRVQEALTVAEQHDMTPSWIEVDAKKFAGVFKAVPDRADLPADINEALIVELYSK, encoded by the coding sequence ATGGCTCGTTATATCGGTCCTACCTGTAAGCTCGCGCGCCGCGAAGGCGCCGACCTGTCCCTCAAGAGCCCGGCCCGTGCGCTGGACTCCAAGTGCAAGCTGGAGCAGAAGCCCGGCCAGCACGGCGCTGCGCGCAAGGGCAAGCTCTCCGACTACGCCACCCAGCTGCGCGAGAAGCAGAAGGTCAAGCGTATCTACGGCCTGCTGGAGCGCCAGTTCCGCAACTACTACAAGAAGGCCTCGACCAAGAAGGGCAACACCGGCGAGAACCTCCTGCAGCTGCTGGAAACCCGCCTGGACAACGTCGTCTACCGCATGGGTTTCGCGGTGACCCGTCCGTCCGCCCGCCAGCTGGTCTCGCACCGCGGCGTGCTGGTCAACGGCAAGCCGGTGAACCTGCCGTCGTACCAGGTCAAGGCCGGCGACTCGATCGCCCTGTCCGAGAAGGCGCAGAAGCAGCTGCGCGTCCAGGAAGCCCTGACCGTCGCCGAGCAGCACGACATGACCCCGTCGTGGATCGAAGTCGATGCGAAGAAGTTCGCCGGCGTGTTCAAGGCCGTGCCTGACCGGGCCGACCTGCCGGCCGACATCAACGAAGCGCTGATCGTCGAGCTGTACTCGAAGTAA
- the rpsK gene encoding 30S ribosomal protein S11 has product MAKPAAAKTKKKIKRVVTDGIAHVHASFNNTIVTITDRQGNALSWATSGGAGFRGSRKSTPFAAQVAAEKAGKAALDYGVKSLEVRIKGPGPGRESAVRSLNNVGYKITNIIDVTPIPHNGCRPPKKRRV; this is encoded by the coding sequence ATGGCCAAGCCAGCTGCTGCCAAGACCAAGAAGAAGATCAAGCGCGTCGTCACCGACGGCATCGCCCACGTCCACGCTTCTTTCAACAACACCATCGTCACCATCACCGATCGCCAGGGCAATGCGCTGTCGTGGGCCACTTCGGGCGGCGCGGGTTTCCGCGGTTCGCGCAAGTCGACCCCGTTCGCCGCGCAGGTCGCCGCCGAGAAGGCCGGCAAGGCCGCGCTCGACTACGGCGTGAAGTCGCTGGAAGTCCGCATCAAGGGCCCGGGCCCGGGCCGTGAGTCCGCCGTGCGCTCGCTGAACAACGTGGGCTACAAGATCACCAACATCATCGACGTGACGCCTATCCCGCACAACGGGTGCCGTCCGCCGAAGAAGCGTCGCGTCTAA
- the rpsM gene encoding 30S ribosomal protein S13 — protein sequence MARIAGVNLPTHKHVWVGLQSIYGIGRTRSKKVCEAANVATTTKIRDLSEPEIERLRAEVGKYIVEGDLRREVGIAIKRLMDLGCYRGLRHRRGLPLRGQRTRTNARTRKGPRKAIRK from the coding sequence ATGGCGCGTATTGCAGGCGTCAACCTGCCGACCCATAAGCACGTCTGGGTGGGGTTGCAGAGCATCTATGGCATCGGCCGCACCCGGTCGAAGAAGGTTTGCGAGGCCGCCAACGTGGCCACGACGACCAAGATCCGTGACCTGTCCGAGCCGGAAATCGAGCGCCTGCGCGCCGAGGTCGGCAAGTACATCGTCGAGGGCGACCTGCGTCGCGAAGTCGGCATCGCCATCAAGCGTCTGATGGACCTGGGCTGCTACCGCGGCCTGCGCCACCGTCGCGGCCTGCCGCTGCGTGGCCAGCGCACCCGTACCAACGCCCGCACCCGCAAGGGTCCGCGCAAGGCGATCCGGAAGTAA
- the secY gene encoding preprotein translocase subunit SecY yields MAQAGIGNLGSGLGKFTELRQRLLFVLGALVVYRIGCFVPVPGVNPDAMLAMMQAQGGGIVDMFNMFSGGALHRFSVFALNVMPYISASIVMQLAVHIFPTLKAMQKEGESGRRKITQYSRIGAVGLAIVQGGSIALALQGQTAPGGMPVVYAPGMGFVLTAVVSLTAGTIFLMWLGEQVTERGIGNGVSLIIFAGIVAGLPGAVIQTFQAYRDDQLNFLTLLIIAAVVAGFTWFVVFVERGQRRITVNYARRQGGRSAYMNQTSFLPLKLNMAGVIPAIFASSILAFPATLSMWSGQATSATWLQRVANALGPGEPLHMIALAALIAGFAFFYTALVFNSQETADNLKKSGALIPGIRPGKATAEYIDGVLTRLTAAGAAYLVIVCLLPELMRTQLGTSFYFGGTSLLIVVVVVMDFIAQVQAHLMSHQYESLLKKANLKGGSRGLSRG; encoded by the coding sequence ATGGCGCAAGCTGGCATCGGCAATCTCGGCAGTGGCCTGGGCAAGTTCACCGAACTTCGCCAGCGCCTGCTGTTCGTGCTTGGAGCGTTGGTCGTCTACCGCATTGGCTGTTTCGTGCCGGTGCCGGGCGTCAACCCCGATGCCATGCTCGCCATGATGCAGGCGCAGGGCGGCGGCATCGTGGACATGTTCAACATGTTCTCGGGCGGCGCCCTGCACCGTTTCAGCGTGTTCGCGCTGAACGTGATGCCGTACATCTCGGCGTCCATCGTGATGCAGCTGGCCGTGCACATCTTCCCGACGCTCAAGGCGATGCAGAAGGAAGGCGAGTCCGGCCGCCGCAAGATCACCCAGTATTCGCGCATCGGCGCGGTGGGCCTGGCGATCGTGCAGGGCGGCAGCATCGCCCTGGCGCTGCAGGGCCAGACCGCCCCGGGCGGCATGCCGGTGGTGTACGCCCCGGGCATGGGCTTCGTCCTGACCGCGGTGGTCTCCCTGACCGCCGGCACCATCTTCCTGATGTGGCTGGGCGAGCAGGTCACCGAGCGCGGCATCGGCAATGGTGTCTCGCTGATCATCTTCGCGGGCATCGTCGCCGGCCTTCCGGGTGCGGTCATCCAGACCTTTCAGGCCTACCGCGATGACCAGCTGAACTTCCTGACGCTGCTGATCATCGCCGCGGTGGTTGCCGGCTTCACCTGGTTCGTCGTGTTCGTCGAGCGTGGCCAGCGCCGGATCACGGTGAACTACGCGCGCCGCCAGGGTGGCCGCAGCGCGTACATGAACCAGACCTCGTTCCTGCCGCTGAAGCTCAACATGGCGGGCGTGATCCCGGCGATCTTCGCCTCGTCGATCCTGGCCTTCCCGGCGACCCTGAGCATGTGGTCCGGCCAGGCGACCTCGGCCACCTGGCTGCAGCGCGTGGCCAACGCGCTGGGCCCGGGCGAGCCGCTGCACATGATCGCCCTGGCTGCGCTGATCGCCGGCTTCGCGTTCTTCTATACCGCGCTGGTGTTCAACTCGCAGGAAACCGCGGATAATCTGAAGAAGTCGGGCGCCCTGATCCCGGGCATCCGTCCCGGCAAGGCCACCGCCGAGTACATCGACGGCGTGCTGACCCGGCTGACGGCCGCCGGCGCCGCCTACCTGGTGATCGTCTGCCTCCTGCCGGAGCTGATGCGCACCCAGCTGGGCACCTCGTTCTACTTCGGTGGTACCTCGCTGCTGATCGTGGTGGTGGTGGTCATGGACTTCATTGCGCAGGTCCAGGCCCACCTGATGTCGCACCAGTACGAGAGCCTTCTCAAGAAGGCCAACCTGAAGGGCGGTTCGCGCGGCCTGTCCCGCGGCTGA
- the rplO gene encoding 50S ribosomal protein L15: MRLNTLKPAEGARKERTRVGRGIGSGLGKTAGRGHKGSFARAGKGKIKAGFEGGQTPMQRRLPKIGFRSMTAKDTAEVLLYKLELVEGDTVDFAALKAAKLVPSTAKRAKIVKKGELSRKLVIKGIALTAGAKAAVEAAGGSIEE, translated from the coding sequence ATGCGTCTGAATACTCTCAAGCCCGCAGAGGGCGCCCGCAAGGAGCGTACCCGCGTCGGTCGCGGAATCGGCTCCGGCCTGGGCAAGACCGCGGGTCGCGGTCACAAGGGCTCCTTCGCCCGCGCCGGCAAGGGCAAGATCAAGGCCGGCTTCGAAGGCGGCCAGACCCCGATGCAGCGTCGCCTGCCGAAGATCGGCTTCCGTTCGATGACCGCCAAGGACACCGCGGAGGTGCTCCTGTACAAGCTCGAGCTGGTCGAGGGCGATACCGTCGACTTCGCGGCCCTGAAGGCCGCCAAGCTGGTCCCGTCCACCGCCAAGCGCGCGAAGATCGTCAAGAAGGGCGAGCTTTCGCGGAAGCTGGTCATCAAGGGCATCGCCCTGACCGCCGGCGCCAAGGCCGCGGTCGAGGCTGCCGGCGGCAGCATCGAGGAGTAA
- the rpmD gene encoding 50S ribosomal protein L30 → MANESNKTVKVRLVRGLRGTQARHRLSVRALGLNKLNDVRELKDSPQVRGLINQLHYLVRVED, encoded by the coding sequence ATGGCTAACGAGTCCAACAAGACCGTCAAGGTGCGCCTGGTGCGCGGCCTGCGCGGCACCCAGGCCCGTCACCGTCTCTCGGTCCGTGCCCTGGGCCTCAACAAGCTCAACGACGTGCGCGAGCTGAAGGACAGCCCGCAGGTCCGCGGCCTCATCAACCAGCTGCACTACCTGGTGCGGGTTGAGGACTAA
- the rpsE gene encoding 30S ribosomal protein S5 → MAEERQPRGRDRDRNREEKVDDGMIEKLIAVNRVSKTVKGGRQFTFTALTVVGDGEGKVGFGYGKAREVPVAIQKSMEYARKGMLTVDLNNGTLWHPVKARHGAARVFMQPASEGTGVIAGGAMRAVLEAVGVKNVLAKAVGSRNPINLVRATLKGLEAMQSPTRIAAKRGKKAEELLNG, encoded by the coding sequence ATGGCAGAAGAGCGTCAGCCGCGGGGTCGCGATCGCGACCGCAACCGCGAAGAGAAAGTCGATGACGGCATGATCGAGAAGCTGATCGCGGTCAACCGCGTCAGCAAGACCGTCAAGGGCGGCCGCCAGTTCACCTTCACCGCGCTGACCGTCGTCGGCGACGGCGAGGGCAAGGTCGGCTTCGGCTACGGCAAGGCCCGCGAGGTCCCGGTCGCCATCCAGAAGTCGATGGAGTATGCGCGCAAGGGCATGCTGACCGTCGACCTGAACAACGGCACCCTGTGGCACCCGGTCAAGGCCCGCCACGGTGCGGCCCGCGTGTTCATGCAGCCGGCTTCCGAAGGTACCGGCGTGATCGCCGGCGGCGCCATGCGCGCTGTCCTGGAAGCGGTCGGCGTGAAGAACGTGCTGGCCAAGGCCGTCGGTTCGCGTAACCCGATCAATCTGGTCCGCGCCACCCTGAAGGGCCTGGAAGCCATGCAGTCCCCGACCCGCATCGCGGCCAAGCGCGGCAAGAAGGCGGAGGAACTCCTCAATGGCTAA
- the rplR gene encoding 50S ribosomal protein L18, whose protein sequence is MSIKNDARLRRAKTTRSHIRKLGVPRLSVLRTGQHLYAQLFTADGSKVIAAANTLQADVKEGLKNGKNTDAATKVGALIAERAKAAGIEKVAFDRSGYRFHGRIKALADAAREGGLQF, encoded by the coding sequence ATGAGCATCAAGAACGACGCCCGCCTGCGCCGCGCCAAGACCACCCGTTCGCACATCCGCAAGCTCGGCGTGCCGCGCCTGTCGGTGCTGCGTACCGGCCAGCACCTGTACGCCCAGCTGTTCACCGCCGATGGCTCGAAGGTGATTGCCGCCGCCAATACCCTGCAGGCCGACGTCAAGGAAGGCCTGAAGAACGGCAAGAACACCGACGCCGCCACCAAGGTGGGTGCGCTGATCGCCGAGCGTGCCAAGGCTGCCGGCATCGAGAAGGTTGCCTTCGACCGCTCGGGCTACCGGTTCCACGGCCGCATCAAGGCCCTGGCCGACGCCGCCCGCGAAGGTGGCCTGCAGTTCTGA
- the rplF gene encoding 50S ribosomal protein L6, giving the protein MSRVAKKPIALPKGVELNIQDTSVSAKGPKGTLSLVKPAGVQIAIEDGNAVLSANDASLIPMTGTVRAILANMVKGVSEGFERKLELVGVGYRAAMQGKDLSLSLGFSHPVVFEAPEGITLSTPTQTEVLVQGADKQRVGEIAAKIRAVRPPEPYKGKGVKYSDEVIIRKEAKKA; this is encoded by the coding sequence ATGTCCCGCGTAGCCAAGAAGCCGATCGCCCTGCCGAAGGGCGTCGAACTCAACATCCAGGACACCAGCGTCAGCGCCAAGGGCCCCAAGGGCACCCTGTCACTGGTCAAGCCGGCCGGCGTGCAGATCGCCATCGAGGACGGCAATGCCGTGCTCTCGGCCAATGACGCTTCCCTGATCCCGATGACCGGCACCGTCCGCGCCATCCTGGCCAACATGGTCAAGGGTGTGTCCGAAGGCTTCGAGCGCAAGCTCGAGCTGGTCGGCGTCGGTTACCGCGCCGCCATGCAGGGCAAGGATCTCAGCCTCTCGCTGGGCTTCTCGCATCCGGTGGTGTTCGAGGCGCCGGAAGGCATCACCCTGTCCACCCCGACCCAGACCGAGGTCCTGGTGCAGGGCGCCGACAAGCAGCGCGTTGGCGAGATCGCCGCCAAGATCCGCGCCGTGCGTCCGCCGGAGCCCTACAAGGGCAAGGGCGTGAAGTATTCCGACGAAGTCATCATTCGCAAGGAAGCCAAGAAGGCGTAA
- the rpsH gene encoding 30S ribosomal protein S8, producing the protein MSMTDPIADMLVRIKNAAAVGKQTVKLPSSKIKVAIATVLKDEGYISDLRVVQGESNKAELEIVLKYFEGRPVIEQLKRASRSGLRMYRGKSELPKVLGGLGVAIISTSQGIMTDKQARSAGIGGEVLCYVA; encoded by the coding sequence ATGAGCATGACTGATCCCATCGCCGACATGCTGGTCCGCATCAAGAATGCGGCCGCCGTCGGCAAGCAGACGGTGAAGCTGCCGTCCTCCAAGATCAAGGTCGCCATCGCCACCGTCCTGAAGGACGAGGGCTACATCTCGGACCTGCGCGTCGTCCAGGGCGAGAGCAACAAGGCCGAGCTTGAAATCGTGCTGAAGTACTTCGAAGGCCGCCCGGTCATCGAGCAGCTGAAGCGCGCCTCGCGCTCGGGCCTGCGCATGTACCGCGGCAAGAGCGAGCTGCCGAAGGTCCTTGGCGGCCTCGGCGTGGCCATCATCTCCACCTCCCAGGGCATCATGACCGACAAGCAGGCGCGCAGCGCCGGCATTGGCGGCGAAGTCCTGTGCTACGTGGCCTAA
- the rpsN gene encoding 30S ribosomal protein S14, translating to MAKTSMINRDAKREKLAKKYAAKRVELKKVISSQTASYEEKIEAATKLAKLPRDSSPSRQRNRCELSGRPRGVYRKFGLGRNMLREATMRGDVPGLRKASW from the coding sequence ATGGCTAAGACCTCCATGATCAACCGCGACGCGAAGCGGGAAAAGCTGGCCAAGAAGTACGCCGCCAAGCGCGTCGAACTGAAGAAGGTCATCTCCTCGCAGACCGCTTCGTACGAAGAGAAGATCGAGGCTGCGACCAAGCTGGCCAAGCTGCCGCGCGACTCCTCGCCGAGCCGCCAGCGCAACCGCTGCGAACTGTCGGGCCGTCCGCGTGGCGTGTACCGCAAGTTCGGCCTGGGCCGCAACATGCTGCGCGAAGCCACCATGCGCGGCGACGTGCCCGGCCTGCGCAAGGCCAGCTGGTAA